A DNA window from Choristoneura fumiferana chromosome 24, NRCan_CFum_1, whole genome shotgun sequence contains the following coding sequences:
- the LOC141441866 gene encoding dynein light chain roadblock-type 2-like, whose protein sequence is MATEVEETIKRIQAHKGVMGVIIVNHEGIPIKSSLDNATSVLYSGLIGQLTEKAKNVVREMDSSNDLTFLRVRSKRHEILIAPDREFILIVIQNTSD, encoded by the exons atg GCTACTGAAGTAGAGGAAACTATCAAGCGGATTCAGGCCCATAAAGGCGTTATGGGAGTGATAATCGTGAATCACGAAG GAATCCCTATCAAGAGCTCTCTGGATAATGCTACTTCGGTCTTGTACTCTGGTCTCATTGGGCAACTAACAGAAAAGGCAAAGAATGTGGTCAGGGAAATG GACTCTTCAAATGACTTGACATTCCTGCGCGTGAGAAGTAAAAGACATGAGATATTGATTGCTCCGGACCGTGAATTCATACtcattgtcatacaaaatacaTCTGACTAA
- the LOC141441859 gene encoding glycine-rich protein GRP33-like isoform X4, with amino-acid sequence MTEKFDSKNGYNSSDFKRNSNQDMQGGDADRHDQDGDDGAKINDKAGEYMRELLSEKIKLNTAKFPYATKLIDQEVTKVQASGRIPPRDFKYVDVYHEKPVKVTVKVLVPLKEHPKFNFVGKLLGPKGNTMKQLQEETMCKMAVLGRGSMRDRQKEEELRNSLDPKYAHLTDELHVEISALAPPAEAHARIAYALAEVKKYLLPDVGDVMRQGPMRDMNERGPHVGGPPRMPRPPHAPRPPHAMPPPPPHARAMPNKTKVISILDRARSAMESSYGYDDPYGAPEPPVRGPPRPAPDDFYYDRGQQQHDRYYEDDGYGYKEDQREFKSSRDVGTRRPQQQQQRHYARTTPYARPPK; translated from the exons atgacCGAAAAGTTTGACAGCAAAAACGGATATAATAGCAGTgatttcaaacgtaattccaACCAAGACATGCAAGGTGGAGACGCCGATCGTCACGACCAAGATGGCGACGATGGagcaaaaataaatgacaaagcCGGTGAATACATGAGGGAACTGTTGAGTGAAAAAATTAAGCTCAATACTGCCAAGTTCCCTTATGCCACTAAGCTCATTGATCAAG AGGTTACCAAGGTGCAAGCCTCGGGTCGGATACCGCCACGAGATTTCAAATATGTTGATGTGTACCATGAGAAGCCAGTCAAAGTCACCGTTAAGGTGCTGGTACCACTCAAAGAACACCCTAAG TTTAACTTCGTGGGCAAACTGCTGGGACCCAAGGGAAACACCATGAAGCAGCTGCAAGAGGAAACCATGTGCAAGATGGCAGTGCTGGGACGTGGGTCCATGAGGGACAG GCAAAAAGAAGAAGAACTAAGAAACTCATTAGACCCTAAGTATGCGCACCTGACTGATGAGTTGCATGTGGAGATCTCAGCACTGGCACCTCCTGCTGAGGCTCATGCTAGGATTGCCTATGCACTTGCTGAAGTCAAGAAATACCTGCTGCCGGATGTTGGAGATGTCATGCGCCAGGGGCCAATGAGGGATATGAATGAACGAG GTCCGCACGTGGGCGGGCCGCCGCGCATGCCGCGGCCCCCGCACGCGCCACGCCCGCCGCACGCCatgcccccgcccccgccgcacgcgcgcgccATGCCCAACAAGACCAAAGTCATCAGCATACTGGACCGCGCGCGCTCCGCCATGGAGTCCTCCTACGGATACGATGATCCCTACGGTGCCCCTGAACCACCG GTTCGCGGGCCTCCGCGTCCGGCGCCCGACGACTTCTACTACGATCGCGGGCAGCAGCAGCACGACCGCTACTACGAAGATGATGGCTACGGCTACAAGGAGGACCAGCGCGAGTTCAAGTCGTCGCGGGACGTGGGCACGCGCCGcccgcagcagcagcagcagcgccaCTACGCGCGCACCACGCCCTACGCGCGCCCGCCCAAGTAA
- the LOC141441859 gene encoding glycine-rich protein GRP33-like isoform X3, with protein MTEKFDSKNGYNSSDFKRNSNQDMQGGDADRHDQDGDDGAKINDKAGEYMRELLSEKIKLNTAKFPYATKLIDQEVTKVQASGRIPPRDFKYVDVYHEKPVKVTVKVLVPLKEHPKFNFVGKLLGPKGNTMKQLQEETMCKMAVLGRGSMRDRQKEEELRNSLDPKYAHLTDELHVEISALAPPAEAHARIAYALAEVKKYLLPDVGDVMRQGPMRDMNERGPHVGGPPRMPRPPHAPRPPHAMPPPPPHARAMPNKTKVISILDRARSAMESSYGYDDPYGAPEPPVRGPPRPAPDDFYYDRGQQQHDRYYEDDGYGYKEDQREFKSSRDVGTRRPQQQQQRHYARTTPYARPPKPASKKRPQ; from the exons atgacCGAAAAGTTTGACAGCAAAAACGGATATAATAGCAGTgatttcaaacgtaattccaACCAAGACATGCAAGGTGGAGACGCCGATCGTCACGACCAAGATGGCGACGATGGagcaaaaataaatgacaaagcCGGTGAATACATGAGGGAACTGTTGAGTGAAAAAATTAAGCTCAATACTGCCAAGTTCCCTTATGCCACTAAGCTCATTGATCAAG AGGTTACCAAGGTGCAAGCCTCGGGTCGGATACCGCCACGAGATTTCAAATATGTTGATGTGTACCATGAGAAGCCAGTCAAAGTCACCGTTAAGGTGCTGGTACCACTCAAAGAACACCCTAAG TTTAACTTCGTGGGCAAACTGCTGGGACCCAAGGGAAACACCATGAAGCAGCTGCAAGAGGAAACCATGTGCAAGATGGCAGTGCTGGGACGTGGGTCCATGAGGGACAG GCAAAAAGAAGAAGAACTAAGAAACTCATTAGACCCTAAGTATGCGCACCTGACTGATGAGTTGCATGTGGAGATCTCAGCACTGGCACCTCCTGCTGAGGCTCATGCTAGGATTGCCTATGCACTTGCTGAAGTCAAGAAATACCTGCTGCCGGATGTTGGAGATGTCATGCGCCAGGGGCCAATGAGGGATATGAATGAACGAG GTCCGCACGTGGGCGGGCCGCCGCGCATGCCGCGGCCCCCGCACGCGCCACGCCCGCCGCACGCCatgcccccgcccccgccgcacgcgcgcgccATGCCCAACAAGACCAAAGTCATCAGCATACTGGACCGCGCGCGCTCCGCCATGGAGTCCTCCTACGGATACGATGATCCCTACGGTGCCCCTGAACCACCG GTTCGCGGGCCTCCGCGTCCGGCGCCCGACGACTTCTACTACGATCGCGGGCAGCAGCAGCACGACCGCTACTACGAAGATGATGGCTACGGCTACAAGGAGGACCAGCGCGAGTTCAAGTCGTCGCGGGACGTGGGCACGCGCCGcccgcagcagcagcagcagcgccaCTACGCGCGCACCACGCCCTACGCGCGCCCGCCCAA GCCAGCTTCTAAAAAGCGTCCACAGTAA
- the LOC141441867 gene encoding uncharacterized protein produces the protein MNDSAAECSETLDPRVQIELERLNTATDEINRLEVELDEARLVFRRLLAEGHLRIQQLTKKLGTSVHKARPYYEARFRANITSQELQAATITYDKANSAHAAAREMVFLAEQGLARLAAGSDGGVTLDPAWQEMLNHATHRVNQAECERASATVTQRSKAAAHRAAAALVHQLQSSLKRHIAKSRPYFEEKARINAALEGQKARIQALEVQVADAKQQYSSALRNLERISDEIHKHRSRRQSARNGSDIDRASTTTDAASDTSTIGALEELCDHSADASVREWLRRAAAERPERAEHPERPERREDTWTEIDLDYSSPEEVSFEKCSLRPRSSPEAPSPPGALDSKVSAASPRRIIRSVDRSAALRAELEKGRRQSLDALFHDTGEKVKEMFQGLSLFGERGSSSAPRTPRRSPPRARRSHGSDSSQLSDDRHSDTDSLYSVEMLTDDQIASLMLDAQLEAVCERLAGVASRQPQSPEARY, from the exons ATGAACGATAGCGCGGCAGAATGCTCAGAAACTCTGGACCCTAGAGTGCAG ATTGAGCTGGAACGCTTAAACACAGCAACTGATGAGATCAACCGTCTGGAAGTAGAGTTGGACGAGGCCCGCCTGGTGTTCCGTCGGCTGCTAGCCGAAGGTCACCTCCGAATACAGCAGCTCACCAAGAAACTCGGCACCAGCGTACATAAAGCCAGACCTTACTATGAAGCTAGATTTAGGGCTAATATT ACATCGCAAGAGCTCCAAGCAGCGACTATCACGTACGACAAAGCCAATAGCGCGCACGCGGCGGCGCGCGAGATGGTGTTCCTCGCGGAGCAGGGGCTGGCGCGGCTCGCCGCAGGCTCGGACGGCGGCGTCACGCTCGACCCCGCCTGGCAGGAGATGCTCAATCATGCCACGCACCGCGTCAACCAG GCGGAGTGCGAGCGCGCGTCAGCGACGGTAACGCAGCGCAGCAAGGCGGCCGCGCACCGCGCCGCCGCGGCGCTCGTCCACCAGTTACAGAGCTCGCTCAAGCGACACATCGCCAAGTCCAG GCCGTACTTCGAGGAGAAGGCCCGTATCAACGCAGCCCTGGAGGGCCAGAAGGCGCGCATCCAGGCCCTCGAGGTGCAAGTGGCCGACGCCAAGCAGCAGTACTCCTCCGCGCTGCGGAACCTCGAACGGATCTCTGATGAGATACACAAGCACCGCTCTAGGAGACAGTCGGCTAGAAATG GCTCCGACATAGACCGGGCGTCGACGACGACCGACGCAGCCAGCGACACGAGCACCATCGGCGCGCTGGAGGAGCTCTGCGACCACAGCGCCGACGCGTCCGTGCGCGAGTGgctgcgccgcgccgccgccgagcGCCCCGAGCGCGCCGAGCACCCCGAGCGCCCCGAGCGCCGCGAGGACACCTGGACAGAGATAGACCTGGACTACTCCAGCCCCGAAGAG GTAAGCTTCGAGAAGTGTTCGCTGCGGCCGCGCTCGTCACCGGAGGCGCCGTCGCCGCCGGGCGCGCTCGACTCCAAGGTGTCGGCCGCCTCGCCGCGACGCATCATACG GTCGGTGGACCGCAGCGCGGCTCTGCGCGCGGAACTAGAGAAGGGCCGGCGCCAGTCGCTGGACGCTCTGTTCCACGACACCGGGGAAAAGGTCAAGGAGATGTTTCAAG GCTTGTCGCTGTTCGGCGAGCGCGGGTCGTCGTCGGCGCCGCGCAcgccgcgccgctcgccgccgcgcgcgcgccgctcgcaCGGCTCCGACAGCTCGCAGCTCTCCGACGACCGACACTCCGATACCGACAGCTTGTacag TGTGGAGATGCTGACGGATGACCAAATAGCATCCCTGATGTTAGACGCGCAACTGGAAGCGGTTTGCGAGCGGCTCGCGGGCGTCGCCTCGAGGCAACCGCAGTCACCTGAGGCCAGATACTGA
- the LOC141441859 gene encoding uncharacterized protein isoform X1, which yields MTEKFDSKNGYNSSDFKRNSNQDMQGGDADRHDQDGDDGAKINDKAGEYMRELLSEKIKLNTAKFPYATKLIDQEVTKVQASGRIPPRDFKYVDVYHEKPVKVTVKVLVPLKEHPKFNFVGKLLGPKGNTMKQLQEETMCKMAVLGRGSMRDRQKEEELRNSLDPKYAHLTDELHVEISALAPPAEAHARIAYALAEVKKYLLPDVGDVMRQGPMRDMNERDAGPARPPLLASPGRRQSDVLYSACTVTKRSFSYQGPVVSNVRDSGPHVGGPPRMPRPPHAPRPPHAMPPPPPHARAMPNKTKVISILDRARSAMESSYGYDDPYGAPEPPVRGPPRPAPDDFYYDRGQQQHDRYYEDDGYGYKEDQREFKSSRDVGTRRPQQQQQRHYARTTPYARPPKPASKKRPQ from the exons atgacCGAAAAGTTTGACAGCAAAAACGGATATAATAGCAGTgatttcaaacgtaattccaACCAAGACATGCAAGGTGGAGACGCCGATCGTCACGACCAAGATGGCGACGATGGagcaaaaataaatgacaaagcCGGTGAATACATGAGGGAACTGTTGAGTGAAAAAATTAAGCTCAATACTGCCAAGTTCCCTTATGCCACTAAGCTCATTGATCAAG AGGTTACCAAGGTGCAAGCCTCGGGTCGGATACCGCCACGAGATTTCAAATATGTTGATGTGTACCATGAGAAGCCAGTCAAAGTCACCGTTAAGGTGCTGGTACCACTCAAAGAACACCCTAAG TTTAACTTCGTGGGCAAACTGCTGGGACCCAAGGGAAACACCATGAAGCAGCTGCAAGAGGAAACCATGTGCAAGATGGCAGTGCTGGGACGTGGGTCCATGAGGGACAG GCAAAAAGAAGAAGAACTAAGAAACTCATTAGACCCTAAGTATGCGCACCTGACTGATGAGTTGCATGTGGAGATCTCAGCACTGGCACCTCCTGCTGAGGCTCATGCTAGGATTGCCTATGCACTTGCTGAAGTCAAGAAATACCTGCTGCCGGATGTTGGAGATGTCATGCGCCAGGGGCCAATGAGGGATATGAATGAACGAG ATGCGGGTCCGGCGAGGCCGCCGCTCCTCGCGAGCCCCGGCCGGAGGCAATCCGACGTCCTATACAGTGCATGCACGGTCACGAAACGTTCGTTCTCGTACCAGGGGCCGGTTGTTAGTAATGTTCGTGATTCAGGTCCGCACGTGGGCGGGCCGCCGCGCATGCCGCGGCCCCCGCACGCGCCACGCCCGCCGCACGCCatgcccccgcccccgccgcacgcgcgcgccATGCCCAACAAGACCAAAGTCATCAGCATACTGGACCGCGCGCGCTCCGCCATGGAGTCCTCCTACGGATACGATGATCCCTACGGTGCCCCTGAACCACCG GTTCGCGGGCCTCCGCGTCCGGCGCCCGACGACTTCTACTACGATCGCGGGCAGCAGCAGCACGACCGCTACTACGAAGATGATGGCTACGGCTACAAGGAGGACCAGCGCGAGTTCAAGTCGTCGCGGGACGTGGGCACGCGCCGcccgcagcagcagcagcagcgccaCTACGCGCGCACCACGCCCTACGCGCGCCCGCCCAA GCCAGCTTCTAAAAAGCGTCCACAGTAA
- the LOC141441859 gene encoding uncharacterized protein isoform X2: MTEKFDSKNGYNSSDFKRNSNQDMQGGDADRHDQDGDDGAKINDKAGEYMRELLSEKIKLNTAKFPYATKLIDQEVTKVQASGRIPPRDFKYVDVYHEKPVKVTVKVLVPLKEHPKFNFVGKLLGPKGNTMKQLQEETMCKMAVLGRGSMRDRQKEEELRNSLDPKYAHLTDELHVEISALAPPAEAHARIAYALAEVKKYLLPDVGDVMRQGPMRDMNERDAGPARPPLLASPGRRQSDVLYSACTVTKRSFSYQGPVVSNVRDSGPHVGGPPRMPRPPHAPRPPHAMPPPPPHARAMPNKTKVISILDRARSAMESSYGYDDPYGAPEPPVRGPPRPAPDDFYYDRGQQQHDRYYEDDGYGYKEDQREFKSSRDVGTRRPQQQQQRHYARTTPYARPPK, translated from the exons atgacCGAAAAGTTTGACAGCAAAAACGGATATAATAGCAGTgatttcaaacgtaattccaACCAAGACATGCAAGGTGGAGACGCCGATCGTCACGACCAAGATGGCGACGATGGagcaaaaataaatgacaaagcCGGTGAATACATGAGGGAACTGTTGAGTGAAAAAATTAAGCTCAATACTGCCAAGTTCCCTTATGCCACTAAGCTCATTGATCAAG AGGTTACCAAGGTGCAAGCCTCGGGTCGGATACCGCCACGAGATTTCAAATATGTTGATGTGTACCATGAGAAGCCAGTCAAAGTCACCGTTAAGGTGCTGGTACCACTCAAAGAACACCCTAAG TTTAACTTCGTGGGCAAACTGCTGGGACCCAAGGGAAACACCATGAAGCAGCTGCAAGAGGAAACCATGTGCAAGATGGCAGTGCTGGGACGTGGGTCCATGAGGGACAG GCAAAAAGAAGAAGAACTAAGAAACTCATTAGACCCTAAGTATGCGCACCTGACTGATGAGTTGCATGTGGAGATCTCAGCACTGGCACCTCCTGCTGAGGCTCATGCTAGGATTGCCTATGCACTTGCTGAAGTCAAGAAATACCTGCTGCCGGATGTTGGAGATGTCATGCGCCAGGGGCCAATGAGGGATATGAATGAACGAG ATGCGGGTCCGGCGAGGCCGCCGCTCCTCGCGAGCCCCGGCCGGAGGCAATCCGACGTCCTATACAGTGCATGCACGGTCACGAAACGTTCGTTCTCGTACCAGGGGCCGGTTGTTAGTAATGTTCGTGATTCAGGTCCGCACGTGGGCGGGCCGCCGCGCATGCCGCGGCCCCCGCACGCGCCACGCCCGCCGCACGCCatgcccccgcccccgccgcacgcgcgcgccATGCCCAACAAGACCAAAGTCATCAGCATACTGGACCGCGCGCGCTCCGCCATGGAGTCCTCCTACGGATACGATGATCCCTACGGTGCCCCTGAACCACCG GTTCGCGGGCCTCCGCGTCCGGCGCCCGACGACTTCTACTACGATCGCGGGCAGCAGCAGCACGACCGCTACTACGAAGATGATGGCTACGGCTACAAGGAGGACCAGCGCGAGTTCAAGTCGTCGCGGGACGTGGGCACGCGCCGcccgcagcagcagcagcagcgccaCTACGCGCGCACCACGCCCTACGCGCGCCCGCCCAAGTAA